Proteins encoded within one genomic window of Jiangella mangrovi:
- a CDS encoding sialidase family protein, translated as MRLPVVLALTLALSAGALTAHAAPPIRQTVVFESGTEGYDTFRIPAIVRSDEGTLLAFAEGRVGGGGDTGDIDLVLRRSHDNGRTWGPLQVVGDNGLNVFGNPTPVVDPATGDVVLLSTHNAGDATEAEIMRGEVTPEQSRRVFVQRSSDDGASWSAARDITADTKLPEWRWYATGPVHAIALEHGEHRGRLVAPANHSTSPAPGSADTGQEAKYYGAHSLYSDDGGLTWQLGDIDTPLTGVVNPNENTVTELADGTLYFNARDQNGTGVGTRATTTSSDGGETFDAPYALEPGIVTPVVQGSVLRLPRAGDRLVYSGPANPTARRTLQLRYSFDQGATWTGGPVLHDGPAAYSDVVEAGGRTLGVLYENGDTGTYERITFARVPFVALDRGLPAVATTPDSSGSGGSDGVVSGSPTVVADGAVDGALRLGAAGDHVEVPRSAHVDVGDGPFTAAGWFRTDVAADQALLWAYNSGSGRDQWWIRLEPGANRIRALIDTSLGTGR; from the coding sequence ATGCGCCTGCCCGTCGTCCTTGCCCTGACGCTCGCTCTGTCGGCGGGTGCCCTCACGGCCCACGCCGCGCCGCCGATCCGGCAGACCGTCGTCTTCGAGTCCGGCACCGAGGGCTACGACACGTTCCGCATCCCCGCGATCGTCCGCTCCGACGAGGGCACGCTGCTCGCGTTCGCCGAGGGCCGGGTCGGCGGCGGGGGCGACACCGGTGACATCGACCTCGTGCTGCGCCGCTCGCACGACAACGGCCGCACGTGGGGGCCGCTGCAGGTGGTCGGCGACAACGGCCTGAACGTCTTCGGCAACCCGACGCCCGTCGTCGACCCCGCGACCGGCGACGTCGTCCTGCTCAGCACCCACAACGCCGGCGACGCCACCGAGGCCGAGATCATGCGCGGCGAGGTCACCCCCGAGCAGAGCCGCCGCGTGTTCGTCCAACGCAGCAGCGACGACGGCGCCAGCTGGTCCGCCGCGCGCGACATCACCGCTGACACCAAGCTGCCTGAGTGGCGCTGGTACGCGACCGGGCCGGTGCACGCCATCGCGCTCGAGCACGGCGAGCACCGCGGCCGGCTGGTCGCGCCGGCGAACCACTCGACCAGCCCGGCGCCCGGTTCGGCCGACACCGGGCAGGAGGCGAAGTACTACGGTGCGCACTCCCTCTACAGCGACGACGGCGGCCTGACCTGGCAGCTCGGCGACATCGACACCCCGCTGACCGGCGTCGTGAACCCGAACGAGAACACCGTCACCGAGCTCGCCGACGGCACGCTCTACTTCAACGCGCGCGACCAGAACGGCACCGGTGTCGGCACCCGCGCGACCACCACCAGCAGCGACGGCGGCGAGACGTTCGACGCGCCGTACGCGCTGGAACCGGGCATCGTCACGCCGGTCGTGCAGGGCTCGGTGCTGCGGCTGCCGCGCGCCGGCGACCGGCTCGTGTACTCCGGTCCGGCGAACCCGACGGCGCGGCGGACGCTGCAGCTGCGGTACAGCTTCGACCAGGGCGCGACGTGGACCGGTGGGCCGGTGCTGCACGACGGCCCGGCGGCCTACTCGGACGTGGTCGAGGCCGGTGGGCGGACGCTCGGCGTGCTGTACGAGAACGGCGACACCGGGACCTACGAGCGCATCACCTTCGCCCGCGTGCCGTTCGTCGCGCTGGACCGCGGGCTGCCCGCCGTCGCGACCACTCCGGACTCGTCGGGGAGTGGCGGGTCCGACGGTGTGGTGAGCGGCTCGCCGACGGTGGTGGCCGACGGCGCCGTCGACGGGGCGCTGCGGCTGGGGGCGGCCGGCGACCATGTCGAGGTGCCGCGGAGCGCTCACGTCGACGTCGGCGACGGGCCGTTCACCGCGGCCGGCTGGTTCCGCACGGACGTCGCCGCCGACCAGGCGTTGCTGTGGGCGTACAACTCCGGCAGCGGACGGGACCAGTGGTGGATCCGGCTCGAGCCCGGGGCGAACCGGATCCGGGCGCTGATCGACACGTCGCTCGGAACCGGACGCTGA
- a CDS encoding LamG-like jellyroll fold domain-containing protein produces MALTRGADGVVLYVDGVAVASGAPVPGSVTTDAAVGLHLGQRPDGANQLLGDLDDVWLLGRAASAAEIAALAAGDAVGDPLVHLPLDEVSRAT; encoded by the coding sequence GTGGCGCTGACGCGGGGCGCCGACGGGGTGGTCCTCTACGTCGACGGCGTCGCGGTCGCGTCCGGGGCGCCCGTGCCCGGCTCGGTCACCACCGACGCCGCCGTCGGCCTGCACCTGGGCCAGCGGCCGGACGGCGCCAACCAGCTCCTCGGCGACCTCGACGACGTCTGGCTGCTCGGCCGCGCGGCGTCGGCGGCCGAGATCGCGGCGCTGGCCGCAGGTGACGCCGTCGGCGACCCGCTCGTCCACCTCCCGCTCGACGAGGTGAGCCGCGCGACCTGA
- a CDS encoding TIGR03557 family F420-dependent LLM class oxidoreductase — translation MTLARVGYAAMLERFAPSEVVQLAVAAEAAGFDGVMADDHFQPWTPQQGQAGFVWNVMTAMAERTRGLVGVGATCPSFRWHPAVVAQAAATLEQLYPGRHWLGIGSGEAISEHVVGGYWPEAPQRIARMFEAVEIIQKLFTGRDVRHDGRFFTLERTRLWTMPAAPPPVYIATSGPITARRAGASCDGMITVASTPDKVASLFGRFDEGARSAGKDPSTLAKIVQVHLSWAPDPAEAAAQALREWPNGAMRFSKADIRSPYDFDQIARMVRVEDFEGRVLISADLEVHRREIQRYLDAGATHVYLHDAGPDQRTWIDVFGREVLPKLTA, via the coding sequence ATGACGCTGGCACGGGTGGGCTACGCCGCCATGCTGGAGCGGTTCGCGCCGTCCGAGGTCGTGCAGCTGGCGGTGGCGGCCGAGGCCGCGGGGTTCGACGGCGTCATGGCCGACGACCACTTCCAGCCGTGGACGCCGCAGCAGGGGCAGGCCGGGTTCGTCTGGAACGTCATGACGGCCATGGCCGAGCGCACCCGCGGCCTGGTCGGCGTCGGCGCGACCTGCCCGTCGTTCCGGTGGCATCCCGCCGTCGTCGCGCAGGCGGCGGCCACGCTGGAGCAGCTGTACCCGGGCCGGCACTGGCTGGGCATCGGGTCCGGCGAGGCCATCAGCGAGCACGTCGTCGGCGGGTACTGGCCCGAGGCGCCGCAGCGGATCGCCCGCATGTTCGAGGCGGTCGAGATCATCCAGAAGCTCTTCACCGGCCGCGACGTCCGCCACGACGGCCGGTTCTTCACGCTCGAGCGCACCCGCCTGTGGACCATGCCCGCCGCGCCGCCGCCGGTCTACATCGCGACGTCCGGGCCCATCACCGCCCGCCGGGCCGGCGCCTCCTGCGACGGCATGATCACCGTGGCCAGCACGCCGGACAAGGTGGCGTCCCTCTTCGGCCGCTTCGACGAGGGCGCCCGCTCGGCCGGCAAGGACCCGTCGACGCTGGCGAAGATCGTGCAGGTCCACCTCTCGTGGGCCCCCGACCCCGCCGAGGCGGCCGCCCAGGCGCTGCGCGAGTGGCCCAACGGCGCCATGCGGTTCTCGAAGGCCGACATCCGCTCGCCCTACGACTTCGACCAGATCGCACGCATGGTCCGGGTCGAGGACTTCGAGGGCCGGGTGCTCATCTCCGCCGACCTCGAGGTGCACCGTCGCGAGATCCAGCGCTACCTCGACGCCGGCGCCACCCACGTCTACCTGCACGACGCCGGCCCCGACCAACGCACCTGGATCGACGTGTTCGGGCGCGAGGTGCTCCCCAAGCTCACCGCCTGA
- a CDS encoding ABC transporter ATP-binding protein: protein MTVLDTPVLLQPPAGRAEAAPALSVADVSWSADGRLIVDGVRLSVAPGTMTGLLGPNGSGKSSLLRTVAGTYRPDGGQVLLGGSDLGAMRRRDRARRVAVVEQESSTDVPLQVLDVVLLGRTPHRASAADEGLALAALETVGMHDLADRDWHTLSGGERQRVHLARAITQQPELLLLDEPTNHLDIHYQLALLTFVRSLGVTTLAALHDLNLAAAYCDQVVVLAGGRVAAAGAPSEVLVPEVVRSVFGVDADIHLNPRTGRPVLTFSPL, encoded by the coding sequence ATGACCGTTCTCGACACTCCCGTTCTGCTCCAGCCGCCGGCCGGTCGTGCGGAGGCTGCGCCCGCACTGTCGGTCGCCGACGTCTCCTGGTCCGCCGACGGGCGCCTCATCGTCGACGGCGTCCGCCTGTCGGTCGCGCCGGGCACGATGACCGGGCTGCTGGGACCCAACGGCTCCGGCAAGTCCAGCCTGCTGCGCACGGTGGCGGGCACCTACCGTCCCGACGGCGGCCAGGTGCTGCTGGGCGGTTCCGACCTGGGCGCGATGCGCCGCCGCGACCGCGCCCGCCGCGTCGCCGTCGTCGAGCAGGAGTCGTCGACGGACGTGCCGCTGCAGGTGCTCGACGTGGTCCTGCTGGGCCGGACGCCGCACCGCGCTTCTGCTGCTGACGAGGGGTTGGCGCTGGCTGCGTTGGAGACGGTCGGCATGCACGACCTCGCCGACCGCGACTGGCACACCCTGTCCGGCGGCGAGCGGCAGCGGGTGCACCTGGCCCGGGCGATCACGCAGCAGCCGGAGTTGCTGCTGCTCGACGAGCCGACCAACCACCTCGACATCCACTACCAGCTGGCGCTGCTGACGTTCGTCCGCTCGCTGGGGGTGACGACGCTGGCGGCGCTGCACGACCTCAACCTGGCGGCCGCCTACTGCGACCAGGTGGTCGTGCTGGCCGGCGGCCGGGTGGCTGCCGCCGGCGCGCCGTCGGAGGTCCTGGTCCCGGAGGTCGTACGGTCCGTCTTCGGCGTTGACGCCGACATCCACCTCAACCCCCGCACCGGCCGCCCGGTACTCACCTTCTCGCCCCTCTGA
- a CDS encoding putative F420-0 ABC transporter permease subunit — MTTTASPPTVPGGASAPQVRRAGARTTGWIAVMTAVLAASITLAVTIGSADLHPLDVWRSIGDHLGLSSSSLSQLRDGIVWELRLPRVLTAAAVGAALAVCGAVMQTLTRNPLADPYLLGLSSGASVGAVAVLILGVGWLGLPVAAFAGALLALVVTFALANRRGELAPTRTVLAGLAVSYLCSAATSFIIFWSATGDSYREILSWLLGSLGGASWSDAAIVWVAVVVVGAVLVSRSRVLDAFAFGDSTALSLGIEVNRTRWTLLTLVALLTGAAVAVSGAIGFVGLMLPHAVRFVVGSGHRAVLPLSALAGASFMIWADTLARTLFDPRELPVGVVTAFLGAPAFAVLLRRRRVGR; from the coding sequence GTGACGACGACCGCTTCCCCGCCCACCGTGCCCGGCGGCGCTTCGGCGCCCCAGGTGCGGCGGGCGGGGGCGCGCACGACCGGCTGGATCGCCGTCATGACGGCGGTCCTGGCGGCGTCGATCACGCTGGCCGTCACCATCGGCTCCGCCGACCTGCATCCCCTGGACGTGTGGCGCTCGATCGGCGACCACCTGGGGCTGTCCTCGTCGTCGCTGTCGCAGCTGCGCGACGGCATCGTGTGGGAGCTGCGGCTGCCCCGGGTGCTGACGGCGGCCGCCGTCGGCGCCGCGCTGGCGGTCTGCGGCGCCGTCATGCAGACCCTGACCCGCAACCCGCTGGCCGACCCGTACCTGCTGGGGCTGTCGTCCGGCGCGTCGGTGGGCGCGGTGGCCGTGCTGATCCTCGGCGTCGGCTGGCTGGGCCTGCCGGTGGCCGCGTTCGCGGGCGCGCTGCTGGCGTTGGTGGTGACGTTCGCGCTGGCCAACCGGCGCGGCGAGCTGGCGCCGACGCGGACCGTGCTGGCCGGGCTCGCGGTGTCGTACCTGTGCTCCGCCGCGACGTCGTTCATCATCTTCTGGTCCGCGACCGGCGACTCCTACCGCGAGATCCTCAGCTGGCTGCTGGGTTCGCTCGGCGGAGCGTCCTGGTCAGACGCGGCGATCGTCTGGGTCGCCGTCGTCGTGGTCGGGGCGGTGCTGGTGTCGCGGAGCCGGGTGCTCGACGCGTTCGCGTTCGGCGACTCGACGGCGCTGTCGCTCGGCATCGAGGTCAACCGGACCCGGTGGACGCTGCTCACGCTGGTCGCGCTGCTCACGGGCGCTGCCGTCGCCGTCAGCGGCGCCATCGGCTTCGTCGGGCTCATGCTCCCGCACGCCGTCCGGTTCGTCGTCGGCTCCGGGCACCGCGCGGTGCTGCCGTTGTCGGCACTGGCCGGCGCCAGCTTCATGATCTGGGCCGACACCCTGGCCCGCACCCTGTTCGACCCGCGCGAGCTGCCGGTGGGCGTCGTCACCGCCTTCCTCGGTGCTCCCGCGTTCGCCGTCCTGCTACGCCGCCGGAGGGTTGGCCGATGA